A section of the Devosia rhizoryzae genome encodes:
- a CDS encoding SAM-dependent methyltransferase gives MSKSAVDQSQTGASAWTHLSSWLVERVGVSLLGSPRNGSLTVVFPNGRTRTVGQPNSGNHATLKLNNFRVITEAMQRGTVGFAAAYMNGDIESDDLTAVFRFFLQNHAMFDDANKGFFKKAAGDLHYHMSRGNTLEGSKKNIAEHYDLGNDFYGQWLDPSMTYSSAIFSSGDQTLEEAQRAKYRRVADMAGITEGSSVLEIGCGWGGFAETVARDYRANLRGITLSAEQLKYAQERVARQGLDSHATLVFEDYRHTTGEFDHIGSIEMIEAVGEDNWPSYFQTLHDRLKPGGTAAIQAITIREEHFEGYRSGPDFIQRYIFPGGMLLTKTVMDEFGKRYGLVLEQVENFGLSYAKTLKLWRERFLERWPMIAPLGYDERFKRKWVYYLSYCEAGFTEGTIDVGIYQYRRPV, from the coding sequence ATGAGCAAATCTGCCGTAGATCAATCCCAAACCGGCGCCTCAGCCTGGACCCACCTTAGCTCCTGGCTCGTCGAACGTGTCGGCGTGTCGCTGCTTGGAAGTCCACGCAACGGCTCGCTCACCGTGGTGTTTCCAAACGGCCGAACGCGCACCGTCGGCCAGCCCAACAGCGGCAATCATGCGACGCTGAAACTCAATAATTTCCGCGTCATCACCGAAGCCATGCAGCGCGGAACCGTCGGTTTCGCCGCCGCCTACATGAATGGCGATATCGAGAGCGACGACCTCACGGCAGTCTTCCGGTTCTTCCTCCAGAACCACGCCATGTTTGACGACGCCAACAAGGGCTTCTTCAAAAAGGCGGCCGGCGACCTTCACTACCACATGTCGCGCGGCAACACGCTTGAGGGCTCCAAGAAGAACATCGCCGAGCACTACGATCTCGGCAACGACTTCTACGGCCAGTGGCTCGATCCCTCGATGACCTATTCCTCGGCCATCTTCTCCTCGGGCGATCAGACGCTCGAAGAAGCGCAGCGCGCAAAATATCGCCGCGTCGCCGATATGGCTGGCATAACCGAAGGCTCATCGGTGCTCGAAATCGGCTGCGGCTGGGGCGGCTTCGCCGAAACCGTCGCCCGCGACTACCGGGCCAATCTGCGCGGCATCACCCTCTCCGCCGAACAGCTCAAATACGCTCAGGAGCGCGTCGCGCGCCAAGGCCTCGACAGCCACGCCACTCTGGTCTTCGAAGATTACCGGCACACGACCGGTGAGTTCGACCACATCGGCTCCATCGAAATGATTGAAGCGGTCGGCGAAGACAATTGGCCGAGCTACTTCCAGACGCTGCATGATCGCCTCAAGCCCGGGGGCACCGCAGCCATCCAGGCCATCACCATCCGCGAAGAGCATTTCGAAGGCTATCGCTCCGGCCCCGACTTCATCCAGCGCTACATCTTTCCCGGCGGCATGCTGCTGACCAAGACCGTGATGGATGAATTCGGCAAGCGCTACGGCCTGGTCCTGGAACAAGTGGAAAATTTCGGCCTCTCCTACGCCAAGACCCTAAAGCTCTGGCGCGAACGCTTCCTCGAACGCTGGCCCATGATCGCCCCTCTCGGCTACGACGAACGCTTCAAGCGCAAATGGGTCTACTACCTCAGCTACTGCGAAGCCGGCTTCACCGAAGGCACGATCGACGTTGGCATCTATCAATACCGCCGTCCGGTCTAA
- the recJ gene encoding single-stranded-DNA-specific exonuclease RecJ, whose product MPETPRPFLDITSSITGRAWIDRLDTTAARAATVIGQRSDIPDILARVIAARGVGIDDAQTYLEPTIRALMPDPSTLTDMDALAERLAKAITDHESIALFGDYDVDGACSCALMTRFLRAFGIEPQVHIPDRIFEGYGPNVAAMDKLIDAGATLIITLDCGTTSDGPIAHARNRGVDVLVVDHHLSDHDLPPASALVNPNRPDDISGLFYLCAAGVTFMVLVATNRTLRNRGDTGLPDLLKLLDLVALATICDVVPLTGLNRAFVIRGLEVARRGEKPGLSALGLAARINGPLNPYHLGFLIGPRINAGGRIGDAGLGTRLLALDDEHQSMVIAAKLEELNGERQRIEVEAVEQACATAEAEIGSGEGPPILVLASADWHPGVVGLVAARLRERFDRPTFAIALHPDGTGTGSGRSMPGVDLGSAVIEAVETGLLPKGGGHAMAAGVSLRPGDLGPFRAFMADKLGPSVHAARAASALKVDAALSARGATLDLLHSIERAGPFGSGNPTPVFAFPAHRARFPQVVGKGGHVSFSLASDDGAKLKAIAFRAAGTPIGDTLMRDADTPLHFAGSLSLDHYQGREQVQFRLTDIARPSR is encoded by the coding sequence ATGCCCGAGACTCCACGTCCCTTCCTCGACATCACGAGCTCCATCACCGGCCGCGCCTGGATCGATCGCCTCGATACCACAGCCGCCCGTGCCGCCACCGTCATCGGCCAGCGCTCCGACATTCCCGACATTCTCGCTCGCGTCATTGCCGCCCGCGGCGTCGGCATCGATGACGCCCAGACCTATCTCGAGCCCACCATCCGCGCCCTGATGCCGGACCCGTCCACGCTGACCGACATGGACGCCCTTGCCGAGCGCCTCGCAAAGGCCATCACCGACCACGAATCCATCGCCCTCTTCGGTGATTACGACGTCGACGGCGCTTGCTCCTGCGCCCTCATGACCCGCTTCCTGCGCGCCTTCGGCATCGAACCGCAGGTCCACATTCCCGACCGCATCTTCGAAGGCTACGGCCCCAACGTTGCGGCCATGGACAAACTGATCGATGCCGGCGCTACGCTCATCATCACCCTCGATTGCGGCACCACCAGCGATGGCCCCATCGCCCATGCCCGCAACCGCGGCGTCGATGTCCTGGTCGTCGACCACCACCTTTCCGACCATGATCTGCCGCCCGCGTCCGCGCTGGTGAACCCCAATCGCCCTGACGACATTTCCGGCCTCTTCTATCTCTGCGCCGCCGGCGTCACCTTTATGGTCCTCGTCGCCACCAACCGAACCTTACGCAATCGCGGCGATACCGGCCTGCCGGACCTGCTCAAACTTCTCGACCTTGTCGCCCTCGCCACCATCTGCGACGTCGTCCCGCTCACCGGCCTCAACCGTGCCTTCGTTATTCGCGGCCTCGAAGTCGCCCGTCGCGGTGAAAAGCCGGGCCTTTCTGCCTTGGGCCTTGCGGCCCGCATCAACGGCCCGCTTAATCCCTATCACCTCGGCTTCCTCATCGGCCCGCGCATCAATGCCGGCGGCCGCATCGGCGATGCCGGGCTCGGCACCCGTCTTCTCGCCCTCGATGATGAGCATCAGTCCATGGTCATCGCCGCCAAGCTCGAGGAGCTTAACGGCGAACGCCAGCGCATCGAGGTCGAGGCGGTGGAGCAAGCCTGTGCCACCGCCGAAGCCGAGATCGGCTCTGGCGAAGGCCCCCCCATTCTCGTCCTCGCCTCCGCCGATTGGCACCCCGGCGTCGTCGGCCTCGTCGCCGCGCGCCTGCGCGAACGCTTCGACCGCCCCACCTTTGCCATCGCCCTTCATCCCGACGGCACCGGCACCGGCTCCGGCCGCTCCATGCCCGGTGTCGACCTCGGCAGCGCCGTTATCGAAGCGGTCGAAACCGGCCTCCTCCCCAAGGGCGGTGGTCACGCCATGGCCGCTGGCGTCAGCCTGCGCCCCGGCGATCTCGGGCCCTTCCGTGCCTTCATGGCCGATAAGCTCGGCCCCAGCGTCCACGCCGCTCGGGCCGCTTCGGCCCTAAAGGTCGACGCCGCGCTCTCCGCGCGCGGCGCAACGCTCGACCTTCTCCACAGCATCGAGCGGGCAGGGCCGTTCGGCTCAGGCAATCCCACGCCCGTCTTTGCCTTCCCGGCTCATCGGGCCCGCTTCCCACAAGTGGTGGGCAAAGGCGGTCATGTCAGTTTCTCGCTGGCGTCCGACGATGGCGCCAAGCTCAAGGCCATCGCCTTCCGCGCCGCTGGCACGCCGATCGGCGACACCCTGATGCGCGATGCCGACACGCCGCTCCATTTCGCCGGCAGCCTCTCGCTCGATCACTATCAAGGCCGCGAACAGGTACAGTTTCGCCTTACAGACATCGCCCGCCCTTCGCGCTGA
- the glpX gene encoding class II fructose-bisphosphatase — translation MKLSKVEDGKSPSHLHRTLALEMVRVTERAAIAAAEWRGKGNEKAADDAAVAAMKDELDRVSISGRIVIGEGEEFECDNLFIGQPVGAGQGAEVDIAVDPLEGVTLCAKNQPDSIVVLAMAERGGLLNVARNVYMHKIAIGAAYAPETVHIEWSATENVRALAKAKGVPISEITAIVLDRPRHAGLLEELRTAGVSVKLLSDGDIAGVIHAVNTEDTGVDIYLGSGGAPEGVLAAAALRCIGGHMQGKLILDTPDKRHRAREMGITDPNRIYALEELAAGDVLFSATGVTDGSLVEGVKLRRGSVETSTVVMRSWSQTTRWIRARHAR, via the coding sequence ATGAAGCTCAGCAAAGTCGAGGACGGAAAAAGTCCGTCCCACCTTCACCGTACATTGGCTCTGGAAATGGTCCGCGTCACCGAACGCGCCGCCATCGCGGCTGCCGAATGGCGCGGCAAGGGCAATGAAAAAGCCGCCGACGACGCCGCCGTCGCCGCCATGAAGGACGAGCTCGATCGCGTCTCGATCTCGGGCCGCATCGTCATCGGCGAGGGCGAAGAGTTCGAATGCGACAACCTTTTCATCGGCCAGCCGGTCGGCGCCGGGCAGGGGGCTGAGGTCGACATCGCCGTCGATCCACTCGAAGGCGTCACCCTCTGCGCCAAGAACCAGCCCGATTCCATCGTCGTCCTCGCCATGGCCGAGCGCGGCGGCCTCCTCAACGTCGCCCGCAACGTCTACATGCATAAAATCGCCATCGGCGCTGCCTATGCGCCCGAGACGGTCCACATCGAGTGGTCGGCCACCGAAAACGTCCGCGCCCTCGCCAAGGCCAAGGGCGTGCCGATCTCGGAAATCACCGCCATCGTCCTCGACCGCCCCCGCCATGCTGGCCTTCTCGAAGAGCTGCGCACCGCCGGCGTCTCGGTCAAACTCTTGTCTGACGGCGACATTGCCGGCGTCATCCACGCCGTCAACACCGAGGATACCGGCGTCGACATCTATCTCGGCTCCGGCGGCGCCCCCGAAGGCGTCCTCGCCGCGGCCGCCCTCCGCTGCATCGGCGGCCACATGCAGGGCAAGCTCATCCTCGACACCCCCGACAAGCGCCACCGCGCCCGCGAAATGGGCATCACCGACCCCAACCGCATCTACGCCCTCGAAGAACTCGCCGCCGGCGACGTCCTCTTCTCCGCCACCGGCGTCACCGACGGCTCCCTGGTCGAAGGCGTAAAACTCCGCCGCGGCTCGGTAGAGACCAGCACCGTCGTCATGCGCTCCTGGAGCCAGACCACGCGTTGGATCCGGGCAAGGCACGCACGGTAG